The following coding sequences are from one Nicotiana tomentosiformis chromosome 3, ASM39032v3, whole genome shotgun sequence window:
- the LOC104101195 gene encoding uncharacterized protein: protein MIFGGAKVNGVIFSAAKKTKILVTHGKRIREALEDDEITFTEEDVDGLVLPHNDALVISLNILDFKVKRMLVNPGSSANIIQLRVLEQAKLTENIVPGIKLLAGFNLTSVTTLGEILPPTHAKDITKTTLFEVMDGDMGYNVILERHWIHEMKAVPLTYHQFLKFPTSEGIKQIRGDQPAVREMNAVTLSSSKAEGKSK, encoded by the coding sequence ATGATTTTTGGTGGTGCTAAAGTAAATGGAGTGATATTTTCAGCAGCGAAGAAGACAAAGATATTGGTAACTCATGGCAAGAGGATCCGGGAAGcattagaagatgatgaaatcaccTTCACGGAAGAAGATGTTGATGGCCTTGTTTTACCACACAACGATGCTCTGGTAATATCGCTTAATATTTTAGATTTCAAAGTTAAACGTATGTTGGTtaatccaggtagttcggccaatatcattcAGTTGAGAGTTTTGGAGCAAGCAAAGTTGACTGAAAACATAGTGCCGGGAATAAAGCTTCTGGCCGGGTTTAACTTAACAAGTGTAACAACCCTAGGAGAGATCTTACCGCCCACGCATGCCAAAGACATAACAAAGACCACTTTGTTCGAAGTGATGGATGGCGATATGGGGTACAACGTGATCCTTGAAAGACATTGGATTCATGAGATGAAGGCGGTGCCATTGACTTATCATCAGTTCTTGAAGTTTCCAACGTCGGAGGGAATCAAGCAAATCAGAGGTGATCAACCTGCagtaagggagatgaatgcagtAACTCTATCGAGCAGCAAGGCGGAAGGAAAGAGCAAATAG